The DNA window cgtTAGGTCAGTTAATACAGGAATATTTCTCTTTCAACCTTACCCCTAGCAggcaaaaataatcaaatgcaTGGCAACAAAGTCCATAATGGATTAACTAGGTAAATTatacatgaataataataagtgCAAGTAGTGTCTCTGATCACACACGTGCCAGTTTTAGTGGTTTCAGTTTTAGACAGATAACCAAAACTCAGTAGTTTTGTTTGAGACCACATTATTGCTCTTGGTGGTGTGCTATTGTGagtgtgattttaaaaaaaatctgatataTGCTTGAAGGAAGACATGCAGAGTTGAATAGGGATATTTAAGAAAGCCAAAAAGGTAAGTATCTAAAGCATTAAGGATCTacagtttattttctgtttaataaatagtaagtaagtaattaaataagtaaagtgtatttgtatagcacctttcacagataaaaatcacaaagtgcttcacaataaaatgcaatacaacacAAGAAGTCACAATATAAgcaaattgaaatacaaatagaaaacataacaaacagccaTAAAAGCCCCTCAACTAAGTAAAAGCCTGCTTGAACAGCAGAgacttcagctgctttttaaaagattcgaCAGAATCCACACAGCGTAGCGGGAGAGGCAAGTCATTCCACAGCCTAGGAGCCACTGCTTGGAATGACCGATATGACGAAATGACCACCGTAAAAACTTTCAATGTTGCTTCTTTTGCCCACTGTCTATATCTcagtcaacaacaaaacataatcTAACACacctgcaacaaaacaaaattcccACTGGATGTCCTAATATTGAATCTAGCTACAGGCAGGACTTGCTTACAGTTTGAATAAATAATGTACACAAACTGCTGCAGTCTCCAGGCTTGTGTTTTACAAGTCAGCGATGCTCAGCAGCACAAACGCAATCCAGGTAGTTCCCTGACCACTGGTAAGTAGGTAATAGGGACTTAGATTAATGAAAATGTCATCAAAACtgtcatagtatgtcacaaaacaattcataaaataagtcatagtatagtatgtcataacaTTGTcataaaataagtcatagtatggcatataaagtcataaataaaagtaatggTATTGCATTGTtatttaaaagtcataaaatgtcatagcatagtatgccATAACACAATTCATAATGTAGTATAGTACGgtgaaaatgtcacaaaaagtcatagcatagtgcCATGataaagtatgtcataaaaaatataatacatcCTAAAAAGTCCAAGTATAGTTAgctattaaaaagtcataaaaaagtcatagtatagtatgttacaaAAGTCATAATAAAAATGCATACAATCACAATCTTTATAATCTGTGTAAAATAATCTGACCAGATGCTGagatattttcaacatactattgcTTCACAGAAAGATCTCTGTTTTAAGCCCTGACAAAATTCCTTTACTGCTGTGTCATATGGGTGATATCAGGGATTCAATCTGTCATCCAATCCCCTTTGACTCAGCCACAGCTACAATCGTGCAAGGGGTAAAGCTTtagtgtgggagtgtgtgtgtgtgtgtctcctccaCCCCTACAACCTACTGccaactgtctgtgtgtgtgtgtgtgtgtgtgtgtgtgtgtgtgtgtgtgtgtgtgtgtgtgtgtgtgtggtactgtCATACTGGGCCTCTCTGACCATGTATTGTgcattgtataaaataaaatgtaaatctaAAGTTTAGAGAGACTGGGTGTGAGATTTATGCATTGTGTGTACGCCTTAAGAGATGCCTTGGCCCTTAATGTGatgttgtgtttgtgctttCTGACTAGTGTAATAAACCCGTCTGAGTGTGCATTTGTAATTGCCCATTTCCAATATTGCATGGAGGAGTGAACAAAACACAGGGGGTTTTAGCTCCTTAACACGAGCTGAAAACCACGCTCTTGTGCCCTCAGAGCCTATCTCCTTTACTTCTCCTCTTTTTCGTCTGCTGGGTGTAATGAatacagcagcacagaggcCAAATGCGGCGAGTCTGCAAGCTAATGGGTTGTGTGTATGATGAATTAACTTTGGCTAACCCAGACATAAAGGGAACAGGCAATAAAAAGCATACACACACTCCACCTGACAGTTTGTGTATGGAAGCTTTGTGCCTCTCATGCTGATCATTAAAGGATTCCAACCTGATTCAAAATAGCAGCCTCGTTCAGTTGGACAATGATATACCCACTGTGTCTGATGCTAACAATTAATGGGGCCAATTTCTAGGTAATGAAACAACAGCTGTGCATTTAGGAGCATTAGCGTGCCCATTTATTAAATGAacactgtcattgtgttacttctatcccttccttcctgtcttccaTTGCTTTCCGTCTCTCCTTCCCTTACTTCCTGCTGATGTGGAAGTTGGAAACCTGAATCGTGTCGTTCTGCTTTTCGCTGTCAGGAGGAGAAACCAGTGCATCAGTGCAACAGCTCTACTCAGCAGCATAAGGATTTTCACAACAGTGAATATCGCTATCTCACAACATCATCTGAGGCCAGGGGACCTGGCTTAGCTCTTAAACTGTCTGTGCTTCTTAGCCTATCAACACTGACTGGCAGAAGCTAAAGCAGTGTTCAGCACACCCAAAAAAACCATATTGGCATATCTTAATATAATCTTTATAGACAAGTGAAATAAGTACTTTTTATGTGATTTGACAGGAGCTGAATTCAGGGGGAACTGATTCAAATGAGGAAAATAATTAGGCTGTTTGAGAAAAGAGAAGTGTGTAGCATCTCTATTGGTGATGCAAGTGAAACATCCTAATTGTCCACCACCCACATGCACTCTGCTTATTGCAAGTGGTGCTAGTGAGGTAGGCTTCATTTCTATAAGCATACCGACAGCTATAAAGCTgacgagaacacacacacacacacacacacacacacacacacacacacacacacacacacacacacacacacacacacacacacacacacacacacacacacacacacacacacagtgcgtggcactatctttgtggggacccatcattgacataatgcattccctagccccttaccctaaccttaaccatcacaactaaatgcctaaccttaacccttaccctaaccataacttaattctaaccctaatcctaaaaccaagtcttaaccctcaacagccctttaaagttgtggggtccagcattttggccccacaaagctgtccggaccccacaattatactgtattcctggtttttaaacaagaacacacacacacacacacacacacacacacacacacacacacaaagacctaCGCTTGTGCCTGTAGACTGCGGAGGAAGTTGTCAATGTGATCCTGTGGCATGTCCCCGTCCAGGTGAGCCAGGTAGGTGTAGAGTTGGCCGAAGGTGTTGAACGGGATTCTCGCAGCGCCACCCTCGTCATCCTCTGTCAGGATCTCACAGGCAAACTTCAGAGAACTCACAAGGGTCTGACAAAATATTTCCAGAGACACGGAGAAGTAGACAATGGGATTGtgtgaaaaacaacagacacacgtCAACAAACATACCTTCAGCATTTAAGgacgatcacacacacacactagctcacggacagttacaaaaaaaaaacagcctaatCAGTGTAGAACATGACTGCCCTCATGTGGTTAAAGTGTTCAACAGCCTCATACACAGCAGCATCCTTCCCAAGAAAAACTCCTGGCAATGAGTACATAATGTTGTTCATGCTGAGCTGCATTTGCTTCTGCATAATCTAAGTCATCACCTGCAAAGTTCATCTTCTAGAAATTCTTTAATCTGTCTCTACTGCTCTATCTGCAACTTTAAAACCATTGGCTTAAAAGCATTGCAAAGATTCAAGCAGTCAGAGAAGGATTTATCTCTGGAGCCTGGGGACCGTGATGGAGAACTCTGGATCACGGATTTCTGGATCTAGTCTAAACACTAGAAAACTAGACTGTgagatgaacaaaaaaaaagacttctaCGATCTCCAGCTGTGCTCTGCCTCACAGTAGGTTTTAAGGCTCAAAGGAAGTGGTATAAAGTGGTGTTAGAATTTATATCTGGCCTCATGTAACATCTCACCCCTCCCAGAGCACTGCAGCCCAGGGCGAAAAAATCCATCCAGTTAATGTCTGAGCCAAAGCTTCCCAGCGACAGCAGGGTCTCCAGCTGATCCATGGGTAGACACAGACCCTTCCATTTCTTCTGCAGTTCCTCCTTGCTGCATGTTTGACTGGGGGACAGCTACGATTGGGTGGAGGGAGTGGAGGGTTAGTAGAGATTAGACGAAAAAATTAGGCTATCTACTTTACCAGatgactgtaaaaaatacagagTAATTATTCCGTATTATTTGTTGTAATAAACTGCAGTTGTGGATCCGGGGAAACAGGCAGCCATGCATACTAATGATCTGTTTATCAGCAAGATTTTCTTACTTCTTCGTATGGGAAGCTATTTAGTTAAAGCccgagacacacagagccgataatcggccgtcggacagtctggcgaggacagtgactcgagtctgttcggtgtgttccgtgccgtcgtccgtccgaggggccgtcagccttcattttggccaatttgacatgtataatcggaaagcgggcactgccggcagtcagactcaaatgacccatctgattggtggagtgctaacccggaaacgaagagcgggatgaccgtgactagagtctctcaaaatctgacgaaaatcttttaaactgacctttgttgatctgaaatgaagacagattcagcaactgcatggcctatttctcgctgaaaatgctttcagaaacacgtttcggtgaactattttagtacaatatgagatcgtattatgaacaagccaccatgacagtctggctttgaatttctggagaaaccagacccacgtgacgcattcgtccaatcagctgccggttttcatttttgggcaacaatacagattagcgccgcctgctgttatggagacgtattacgtctcgtagCTTTgatgtgttccgaggcacttttttgaccaactcggggagactgatcagtccaactgccttatctgccgacggtcggccgtctggttggtgtgtcacgacCTTAAGACACAGCAAGGATAGATACATATGATGCCAGTAGATGCCCcaggtgagaaaaaaaataggttTACAATAATATTAAACTTTAATGATTCAAATGGGGTAACAGCACCACACCAATATGCagatacacacaaaataaaagtgtAAGCAAATATGGATAATAAACTTAATGCAACAAATAATAACAAGGTACAGTAATCAATTACAGAATGTAGCATGCACAGGACAACAATATGAAGCAAACAATTATTTGATCAGTTTAATGGGGTGTGGTCCTGCTGTAAAGAAAGTACCTGTTTATGGAGAATCTTCAGTAGACCTGGAGACAGCCCAGTGTCTGTCTTCTGGGTGGCAACATTCATCTCCAGCCTGTCCTTGACAGGCAGACACTCTCCTTTAGACAGCGCACTGAAGTAActggaaaaaacacacacacacacacacacacacacacacacacacacacacacacacagtatatatgtaaACACTGTGCTTAGCTTCCCTCTGCTTGTCACTCATCTCCCCTGCTTCCTAAGCATGCCAATCAAATAAAGTGATAGAGGCAGACTATGTAAAATAAAGCACACATTGGCATTAGCCCAACTGAATGAGTTCTCACGAGGGCCTTTAGTTGAATAAATCATGTGTTGTAGTTTTCCCTGTCTGAAGTTTACCAATATTCTTACTGTGCTTACTTCACAGTTTAAATACTGTTTGCTGTGAATTTAGAGGCAGCATGACTTTCAGCATCCCTGAGAGGCAACAGAGCCTGGTGTTACTTTAATAGCATATAAACATCTTGTAACCCAGGAgacatttgaattgtttttgtttcaccATATGGTTCACTTTATTGCCTTTTGCTGTAAACCCTGCCAAGATAATAACAGATGATATGACAGTCCTTTGGGGTACAAAAAAACCCCCAATATATTTAAATTTCATCCAGTACTTTAAAGTACTTTTTCTTTGTTGGAAAAAAGGCAGATAACCGCTGCAGAAACAGAAGCCCCTGGGATCCAATTACACCCAGTCAATGTAAAGATGAGAGATGCACAGGTGAAAAGGGCCTGCCTTTTCATAGAGTGATGCTGCCTGGAGACACTGTTTATAGGATTGTTTAAGAGATCAAGattgaaataaaacataataacatcTACCCTCTACTGAACCACCACTGACAGAGATTAAAACTTACGCCGCAGACCAGAGCAGCAAATCCTTGGGCTGTGTACGGATGGCTGCCTTAGTGAAGTTTTTGAGGATGTCTGGCAGCTGGGGAGGGATGTTGATTTGCTGGGCACAGTACATTGTGTCTGGAAGAGGCATGGCTGCAATCTAAAACATCGCAATATAGTCCAATTAGCAGATAAGATCTAGCagatttaagagaaaaagtggCAGCTCACTGGGCTGGCCACCTAAAACTAGTGACAATAACCACCCCATTAACATAATGAAATGGTTCTGGGTCTTCTGACTTAGTAAGTTTAAGAGGAATATGGAGGTACGTGTTTCATGAGATACAGTACAAGCCCAAAAAAGCTACATATAGGCTATGTGTATCTTTTTATTATACAGAACTATGATACAAAATAGAACTGTATGATAAAAGGAGCCATGTTGGCGAACATCCCGCAATGAATACAGTTTTGTTATCATCAATTAGGTAAAGTTGCTTAGCTAAATGAGAAATACAGCAAGAAAGTAAAAGGCCGAGAATAAATGTGTCTGAATCTGGCATTAGCCACCCGAAAAATGTAGCCAAGTTAACGTtaacattttacagtaaattgCAGAAGCTGCTCGGCGAATAAAGCAACAGAGTTAATAATGTTAGAAACAAGAAACCTTAGTTAACGTtaaatgtagctagctagctagctgttaatACATGAACGTTCCTTAACGTAAAATGGGCTCTTTTAGTCATAGGTTACCGTccatttagctagctaaattgGCAAATATTGGCATAAAGCCAAGGCATTTCTGACTAATTTGACCTGTCAGAATATCTTGAGTTTTACCAAATGTAACGTCGACGTTACCTGGATTGTTGAACAATGAATGCAGACAAAAATGCGGAAAGATTGGCTAAAATATGGGTGGCCGGCTCAAATAATGTAAAAGTAGCAGTTGatgtcatggatgtattaagagaacggttaATGTGTGTATCGCAACAACGTCGCATAGCAACAGCgttcttcttctgttttcaAGGGCAGCTGTAATGCTGCGTGAAGCGCACTACCGCCTCCTTCTGCTAAGGAGAGGACAAAGGATATTTCACTTATCAAGCTGTTGGACatataaaatgacaataattacaaaataatttaaCTTCTAACTCttgcaaagatgaatcaaaaAAACTTAAAAGCTTATTTAATACCACTTAAGACATTGGCATTGATGCATCATGTTCCCAAGAAACTGATCCTGTTTTATCCGgaacaacttaaaaatgtgtcttGTGAAGCAGACACTCTTTCCCATAGGAACTAGTTATACACTGAATTTTTAAAACTCGTTTGACAAAGTATTTCAAAAAGGTTACTTGCTTGTGCAATTTCCAGGGAAATGGATACAGG is part of the Sander vitreus isolate 19-12246 chromosome 22, sanVit1, whole genome shotgun sequence genome and encodes:
- the ropn1l gene encoding ropporin-1-like protein: MPLPDTMYCAQQINIPPQLPDILKNFTKAAIRTQPKDLLLWSAAYFSALSKGECLPVKDRLEMNVATQKTDTGLSPGLLKILHKQLSPSQTCSKEELQKKWKGLCLPMDQLETLLSLGSFGSDINWMDFFALGCSALGGTLVSSLKFACEILTEDDEGGAARIPFNTFGQLYTYLAHLDGDMPQDHIDNFLRSLQAQAELQHGMIKPLDFIHRDDMDSTPSDSSNFSRATFSGAE